In Helianthus annuus cultivar XRQ/B chromosome 9, HanXRQr2.0-SUNRISE, whole genome shotgun sequence, the following are encoded in one genomic region:
- the LOC110878781 gene encoding tol-Pal system protein TolB: MKPPIHLIIFFSIFIITKSISSTPAATTIIFTTLGRSRYAFDIFSLPLDTTGHELQLTDGTSVNFNGHFLSSVNSNINTVTDPDPSSVKLLYVTERNGTSSIYLDEVSVSVSYPHTRKRSVIETESTRSQHRLVGGNGRVSMKDRPSLVGDLLVYVSTHEDTGVGRTSWAAVYSTQLSTGLTRRLTPEGIADFSPAVSPSGLWTAVASSGEKGWGGEVQELDTDIYVFLTQNGLDRVKLVEHGGWPSWVDDSTFYFHRRGEDGWWSVYVAILPQDMPFSVDSVVTRRVTPPGLHSFTPAASLTKKNIIAVATRRPGSDYRHIELYDVVSGKFKELTRLVAPKANHYNPFISPDSSRVGYHKCRGAGSNGKMIKNDLFLESIKTQVPDISLFRIDGSFPSFSPDGSRIAYVGLPGLYVVNSDGSGNRVLNPDITAFSTAWDPKREGVIYTSIGPTFASEDTDVDIFSIDADADEPRFTKLTFGGQNNAFPAVSPDGKWVVFRSGRTGHKNLYIMNAVEGEKGGLTQLTNGPWSDTMCNWSPDGDWIAFASDRHNPGSGSFRLYMIHPNGTGLRHLIHSGSAGRTNHPWFSPDGKRIVFTSDYAAVSAEPISNPHHYQPYGEIFTMKLDGSELTRLTHNSFEDGTPSWGPKFMKPENVGWSIEEEKCSFEDCQWLAISNRLDVDEAKIQCGG, translated from the coding sequence ATGAAACCCCCCATTCATCTGATCATCTTCTTCTCCATCTTCATAATCACTAAATCCATATCATCAACCCCTGCTGCAACCACAATAATATTCACCACTTTAGGCCGATCAAGATACGCCTTCGATATATTCTCACTCCCACTCGACACCACCGGCCATGAACTTCAACTCACCGACGGTACCTCCGTCAACTTTAACGGCCACTTCCTCTCTTCCGTCAACTCGAACATAAACACCGTCACTGACCCTGACCCATCGTCTGTTAAACTCCTCTACGTCACTGAACGTAATGGAACTTCATCCATTTATCTCGATGAAGTTTCTGTCTCTGTTTCTTACCCTCACACCAGAAAACGTTCTGTTATTGAGACTGAGTCAACTCGCTCTCAACACCGACTCGTGGGTGGAAACGGACGGGTTTCGATGAAAGACAGACCGAGTTTGGTGGGTGATTTGTTGGTATACGTGTCGACTCATGAGGATACGGGTGTGGGTCGGACGAGTTGGGCCGCGGTTTACTCGACTCAGTTATCAACCGGGTTGACTCGGAGGTTGACTCCTGAAGGGATTGCTGATTTTAGTCCGGCGGTGTCTCCGTCGGGTTTGTGGACGGCGGTGGCATCTTCTGGAGAAAAGGGTTGGGGTGGGGAGGTGCAGGAACTCGATACGgatatatatgttttcttgaCTCAGAACGGGTTGGACCGAGTCAAGTTGGTGGAACACGGTGGGTGGCCGAGTTGGGTTGATGACTCGACGTTTTATTTTCACCGGAGAGGTGAGGATGGGTGGTGGAGTGTTTATGTGGCGATTTTGCCTCAAGATATGCCTTTTAGTGTGGACTCGGTGGTGACTCGGCGAGTCACCCCACCGGGTCTTCACTCGTTCACTCCAGCTGCTTCGTTAACAAAGAAAAATATTATTGCAGTGGCAACTAGAAGACCAGGCTCGGATTATCGTCATATAGAGCTATACGACGTCGTATCTGGGAAGTTTAAGGAGTTGACCCGGTTAGTTGCTCCAAAGGCCAATCATTATAACCCGTTTATATCACCCGACTCGTCGCGGGTCGGATATCACAAATGTAGAGGGGCTGGAAGCAATGGGAAGATGATTAAAAATGACCTGTTTCTTGAGAGTATTAAAACACAAGTACCAGACATTTCATTGTTTCGGATTGACGGGTCTTTTCCTTCTTTTTCGCCTGATGGGAGTCGCATCGCTTATGTTGGTTTGCCGGGTCTTTATGTGGTTAACAGTGACGGGTCAGGTAATCGAGTGTTAAATCCAGATATTACTGCGTTTTCAACCGCATGGGATCCCAAGCGTGAAGGTGTCATCTACACAAGCATTGGACCAACATTTGCGAGCGAGGACACTGATGTTGATATATTCTCAATAGACGCTGATGCGGATGAACCGCGTTTTACAAAACTCACCTTTGGTGGCCAAAACAATGCGTTTCCAGCGGTTTCACCTGATGGGAAATGGGTTGTTTTCAGGTCGGGTCGAACGGGTCATAAAAACTTGTATATCATGAATGCTGTTGAAGGTGAGAAGGGTGGTCTAACTCAATTGACAAACGGGCCATGGTCGGACACAATGTGTAACTGGTCTCCGGATGGGGATTGGATCGCATTTGCATCCGACCGTCACAACCCAGGTTCAGGAAGTTTTAGGTTGTATATGATCCACCCAAATGGAACTGGGTTGCGACACTTGATCCATAGTGGCTCAGCCGGACGCACGAATCACCCATGGTTCAGCCCGGATGGGAAGCGCATTGTTTTCACGTCAGACTATGCAGCTGTTTCTGCTGAGCCAATATCGAATCCACATCACTATCAACCGTACGGAGAGATATTTACCATGAAACTAGATGGTTCAGAGTTAACCAGATTGACCCATAACTCTTTTGAAGATGGAACCCCGAGCTGGGGTCCCAAGTTTATGAAGCCAGAGAACGTCGGGTGGTCCATAGAAGAGGAAAAATGCTCGTTTGAGGATTGTCAGTGGCTCGCAATAAGCAACAGACTTGATGTCGATGAGGCTAAGATCCAATGTGGCGGTTAG